A window of Leptotrichia wadei contains these coding sequences:
- a CDS encoding protein rep — protein sequence MEKKGNYPKRYRYTEAETDRIIEILEIIEEYRKTNEVDEIMECINNELLYGSGEINYVTRCKRQTCPLCRENRKYKTYLKLKEKVAKQNGIRYILMTFNGREIGDLTKLSDEVGENNSIVARIVRKKSIQAIMLGYIKIVEISYNKYSKRLLPHVHLLLAVKEDFKEHWIRKKEIDKLEKTWKKWKKETITNAIDVKIVKDTEKDIDTVLKYITIVNKKRIMNLNDMEIRAFFEMINERKRLFTTSGIFK from the coding sequence ATGGAAAAAAAGGGGAATTATCCTAAGCGTTACAGATACACAGAAGCGGAAACAGATAGGATAATAGAGATATTAGAAATCATAGAAGAATACAGAAAAACAAATGAAGTTGATGAAATAATGGAATGTATAAACAATGAACTTTTATACGGTTCAGGGGAAATAAATTATGTTACGAGATGTAAACGGCAAACGTGTCCATTATGCAGGGAAAACAGAAAATATAAGACATATTTAAAATTAAAAGAAAAGGTAGCCAAACAAAATGGAATCCGCTATATATTGATGACATTTAACGGCAGGGAAATAGGAGATTTAACAAAACTAAGTGATGAAGTTGGGGAAAATAATAGCATAGTGGCACGGATTGTGAGAAAAAAGAGCATACAAGCGATAATGTTGGGGTATATAAAGATAGTTGAAATATCGTACAACAAATATTCAAAGCGATTATTGCCACATGTACATTTATTGTTAGCAGTTAAAGAGGACTTTAAAGAACATTGGATCAGAAAAAAAGAGATAGACAAACTAGAAAAGACTTGGAAAAAATGGAAAAAGGAAACCATAACAAACGCTATTGATGTAAAAATAGTGAAAGATACTGAAAAAGATATTGATACAGTATTAAAGTACATAACGATAGTAAACAAAAAGCGTATAATGAATCTAAATGATATGGAAATAAGGGCCTTTTTTGAAATGATAAACGAAAGAAAAAGGCTTTTTACAACTTCAGGGATATTCAAATAA
- a CDS encoding helix-turn-helix domain-containing protein, with the protein MEKKEEFIDFEHLGKAVKFFRKSRKMTQKELAEKLNKTPYTIKRYEKDGKIPLEVAKEIIEILHIPKLLLAGFIIDIPGLSNEVLDVETRKELFFDNDKEKMEKENREDILEKLIVSFGYKIYMNADTLGEENNLYIKRNEEKYATSLDNFGCILEKLIDIIEYHFKLELSNYKVEELPPDDNEPVIPAESLKNFLFDKMNEALYRSTNKKEKDTD; encoded by the coding sequence ATGGAAAAAAAAGAAGAATTTATTGATTTTGAACATCTGGGAAAAGCTGTTAAATTTTTTAGAAAATCGAGGAAAATGACACAAAAAGAATTAGCGGAAAAACTAAATAAAACTCCCTATACAATAAAGCGATATGAAAAAGATGGTAAAATACCTTTAGAAGTAGCGAAAGAGATTATTGAAATATTGCATATTCCAAAGTTATTGCTTGCGGGTTTTATTATTGATATTCCAGGACTATCTAATGAAGTTTTAGATGTCGAAACACGGAAAGAACTTTTTTTTGATAATGATAAAGAAAAAATGGAAAAAGAAAATCGTGAAGATATATTAGAAAAATTAATCGTTAGTTTTGGTTATAAAATTTATATGAACGCTGATACTTTGGGAGAAGAAAATAACCTTTATATTAAAAGAAATGAAGAAAAATATGCTACTTCATTAGATAATTTTGGTTGTATTTTAGAAAAACTTATTGATATTATTGAGTATCATTTCAAATTAGAACTATCAAATTATAAAGTTGAAGAACTTCCACCAGACGATAACGAACCCGTAATACCTGCTGAAAGTTTGAAAAACTTTTTATTTGATAAAATGAACGAGGCTTTATATAGAAGTACTAACAAAAAAGAAAAAGATACTGATTGA
- a CDS encoding helix-turn-helix domain-containing protein, with product MIQKNILKSKLSLKEKTQKDLAKALGLSKVSVSKKVNGLLRFSLPEVKKVKDYLDLTNDEVVEIFING from the coding sequence ATGATACAAAAGAACATCTTAAAATCAAAATTATCATTGAAAGAAAAGACACAAAAGGATTTAGCCAAAGCATTGGGATTATCCAAGGTTAGTGTAAGTAAAAAGGTAAATGGGCTGTTAAGATTTAGTTTACCTGAAGTGAAAAAGGTTAAAGATTATTTGGATCTAACTAATGATGAAGTTGTTGAAATATTTATAAATGGATAG
- a CDS encoding tyrosine-type recombinase/integrase produces the protein MKRKKKANRQGSVTKTKKNKPYWVRVTDPATGKRKSLGMYATRTEAQEILNNYLVNPYEIDNSKIIFSELYKLFISNQREMVKKATLDSYKNSYKRCEPLHSLVFREIKGPQMQQAINNLNTSSATKQITKNFLTTLFNYGMELEIITVNRAKYIKIPKESVQKEKNIFSSYEIQKLWNNISTQWVDYILIMIYTGMRIGELAGLKKENVDLLQGFINGGNKTEKGKHRQIPIHKDIFQLIKGLYEKSPTDYLLYNQNWVFKKKEKENKPLRINFFREHFYKTLESLGMNHKPHDCRKTLSTLMSRQQLTTTAITNILGHENIETTNKFYIKTDKENLKAEMNNIKFYSDESNMTN, from the coding sequence ATGAAAAGAAAAAAGAAAGCAAATAGGCAAGGGAGTGTAACAAAGACAAAGAAAAACAAGCCGTATTGGGTAAGGGTTACCGATCCAGCCACAGGGAAACGAAAATCGCTTGGAATGTATGCGACAAGGACAGAGGCACAGGAAATATTAAATAATTATTTGGTAAATCCTTATGAGATAGACAACAGCAAGATTATATTTAGCGAACTGTATAAACTGTTTATCAGCAACCAAAGGGAAATGGTAAAAAAAGCAACCCTTGACAGTTATAAGAACAGCTACAAAAGATGTGAGCCGTTACATAGCCTAGTATTCAGGGAAATAAAAGGCCCGCAAATGCAACAGGCTATAAACAACTTGAATACAAGTTCAGCGACAAAGCAAATAACGAAGAACTTTTTAACAACGTTATTTAACTATGGAATGGAACTTGAAATAATAACCGTAAATAGAGCCAAGTACATCAAAATACCTAAAGAATCAGTACAAAAGGAAAAAAATATATTTAGCAGTTATGAAATACAGAAACTATGGAATAATATTAGCACACAATGGGTTGACTATATTCTAATTATGATTTACACAGGAATGAGGATTGGGGAACTTGCTGGGCTAAAAAAAGAAAACGTTGACCTATTGCAAGGCTTCATAAATGGCGGGAACAAGACAGAGAAAGGAAAACACCGACAAATACCGATACACAAGGATATTTTCCAATTAATTAAAGGCTTGTATGAGAAAAGCCCAACAGATTATTTGCTATACAACCAAAATTGGGTTTTTAAGAAAAAGGAAAAGGAAAATAAGCCGTTACGGATTAATTTTTTCCGTGAACATTTTTACAAAACATTGGAATCTCTAGGAATGAACCACAAGCCACACGATTGCCGAAAGACCCTGAGCACTCTAATGAGCCGACAGCAATTAACAACAACAGCCATAACGAATATATTAGGACACGAAAACATTGAAACCACGAACAAGTTTTATATTAAGACAGATAAGGAAAACTTAAAAGCTGAAATGAACAATATAAAATTTTATTCGGATGAAAGCAATATGACAAATTAA
- a CDS encoding ORF6N domain-containing protein, which translates to MKELAILAGNNKIMINGIEIETKEYKGQRVITAWDIAKLHEREPREITQNFKYIKDKMILGLDYFTISRNEISKSKIMIQDFIPNNVKKIQLFTERGYLKLTKTFTDELSWKIQDMLVESYFIVVTGKIQPKQLTKIEVLKMALETELENERLRNENKAQCEIIKGLNGELEPYQLEDIINRIIRATGGNYGAKYNEVYRVFKERYHIDLKTRMTNYNKTVRAKDRFKSVLKYALANNYGKDLLNVVTTLFPESVRIVMDGINQNTGLGKDEPLLLD; encoded by the coding sequence ATGAAAGAACTAGCGATATTAGCGGGAAATAACAAAATAATGATTAACGGGATCGAGATTGAAACAAAAGAGTATAAGGGGCAAAGGGTTATAACGGCTTGGGATATAGCAAAATTACATGAAAGAGAACCAAGAGAAATCACACAGAACTTTAAATATATAAAAGATAAAATGATTTTAGGGTTAGATTATTTTACAATATCTAGAAATGAAATCTCTAAATCAAAAATTATGATCCAGGATTTTATACCAAACAACGTAAAGAAAATACAGTTATTTACCGAAAGGGGATATTTAAAACTAACCAAAACATTTACAGATGAGTTAAGTTGGAAAATACAAGATATGTTAGTTGAAAGTTACTTTATTGTGGTAACTGGGAAAATACAGCCTAAACAACTAACTAAAATAGAAGTCTTAAAAATGGCACTTGAAACAGAACTTGAAAACGAAAGATTGAGAAATGAAAACAAGGCCCAATGTGAAATAATAAAGGGGCTAAACGGAGAACTAGAGCCATATCAGTTAGAGGACATTATAAACAGAATTATAAGGGCAACTGGTGGAAACTATGGGGCTAAATACAATGAAGTTTATAGAGTGTTTAAAGAACGTTATCACATTGACTTAAAGACTAGAATGACTAACTACAACAAGACAGTAAGGGCAAAGGACAGATTTAAAAGCGTGCTTAAATATGCACTAGCCAATAACTACGGCAAAGACTTATTGAACGTAGTAACAACGTTATTTCCTGAAAGCGTAAGAATTGTAATGGACGGAATCAATCAAAATACAGGGCTAGGAAAAGATGAACCATTGTTATTGGATTGA
- a CDS encoding DUF739 family protein, with product MVNNKLKGKLKEYSFNYDNFSKVIGLSKTAFTNKINGKGFKDKEIARMKKIFNLTNDEVVEIFINE from the coding sequence ATGGTAAACAACAAATTAAAGGGGAAATTAAAAGAATACAGTTTCAATTATGATAATTTTTCAAAGGTTATAGGATTATCAAAAACAGCATTTACCAATAAAATCAATGGAAAAGGTTTCAAAGACAAAGAAATTGCTAGAATGAAAAAGATCTTTAATTTAACCAATGATGAAGTAGTAGAAATCTTTATAAACGAATAA